A region from the Biomphalaria glabrata chromosome 14, xgBioGlab47.1, whole genome shotgun sequence genome encodes:
- the LOC106056721 gene encoding CD276 antigen-like → MTGSRLCLRALFVFAVLVQVTALDVTTTWMKDTAVGSTATLNCSWTTQPYERPLRLTFALDQIFNDYLFFCSIENEYSCNRSRSMFRMGYVDISQRGSISMVMEDLQCSDDGTIYICLVDVYPTFEISKASLTVQVPPSAPELSNVQTDVQENSDITATCTAIVGYPEAGQIVWRAYQNGGSIDLSSQLKINVINVPQPGDDKCTIRIQSSATLKANMRHQGISLACFVINEDFKPTAPDTCADPETDLCVQTDPAVVTCSNSMDIFKVSMIVVAVTFFVIIIILIAVIIVLTRRRSQCQGEKEMIIKN, encoded by the exons ATGACTGGAAGTCGTTTGTGTTTGagagctttgtttgttt TTGCAGTGTTGGTGCAAGTGACTGCCCTTGACGTGACCACAACATGGATGAAGGACACGGCTGTAGGATCAACAGCGACACTGAACTGTAGTTGGACTACGCAGCCTTATGAACGCCCACTGAGATTAACATTCGCTTTAGATCAAATTTTTaatgattatttatttttttgttctattgaAAATGAATACAGCTGCAATAGGAGTAGGAGTATGTTCCGTATGGGTTATGTAGATATTTCTCAACGGGGATCTATATCTATGGTGATGGAAGACTTACAATGTTCTGACGATGGGACAatatatatttgtctagttgacgTTTATCCAACTTTCGAGATATCAAAAGCTTCACTTACTGTACAAG TTCCACCATCAGCTCCAGAATTAAGTAATGTCCAAACAGATGTCCAAGAAAATTCAGACATCACAGCCACATGTACAGCCATTGTGGGCTATCCTGAAGCTGGACAAATTGTTTGGAGAGCTTATCAAAATGGAGGAAGTATTGACTTGTCTTCTCAATTAAAGATTAATGTAATTAATG TCCCACAGCCAGGTGATGACAAGTGTACAATCCGTATACAAAGTTCAGCAACTCTAAAAGCCAACATGCGTCACCAGGGTATTTCTCTGGCTTGTTTCGTAATCAATGAGGATTTCAAGCCTACAGCACCAGATACATGCGCTGACCCAGAGACAGACTTGTGTGTCCAGACTGATCCTGCAGTGGTCACTT GCAGTAACTCCATGG acatttttaaagtttcaatgaTAGTTGTTG CTGTTACTTTCTTTGTAATCATAATTATACTGATCGCTGTCATCATTGTTCTCACCCGACGAAGAAGCCAAT GTcaaggagagaaagaaatgatcatcaaaaactaa
- the LOC129922903 gene encoding uncharacterized protein LOC129922903 → MDQYTTEKYSTVHNRKVQYRTQQKSTVQYTTEKYSTVHNRKVQYSTQQKSTVPYTTEKYSTVHNRKVQYSTQQKSTVQYTTEKYSTVHNRKVQYSTQQKSTVQYTTEKYSTVHNRKVQYSTQQKSTVQYTTEKYSTVHNRKVQYSTQQKSTVQYTTEKYSTVHNRKVQYSTQQKSTVQYTTEKYSTVHNRKVQYSTQQKSTVQYTTEKYSTVHNRKVQYSTQQKSTVQYTTEKYSTVHNRKVQYSTQQKSTVQYTTEKYSTVHNRKVQYRTQQKSTVPYTTEKYSTVHNRKVQYSTQQKSTVQYTTEKYSTVHNRKVQYSTQQKSTVQYTTEKYSTVQLDCHVPPVFSSAFPVLF, encoded by the coding sequence ATGGACCAGTACACAACAGAAAAGTACAGTACCGTACACAACAGAAAAGTACAGTACCGTACACAACAGAAAAGTACAGTACAGTACACAACAGAAAAGTACAGTACAGTACACAACAGAAAAGTACAGTACAGTACACAACAGAAAAGTACAGTACCGTACACAACAGAAAAGTACAGTACAGTACACAACAGAAAAGTACAGTACAGTACACAACAGAAAAGTACAGTACAGTACACAACAGAAAAGTACAGTACAGTACACAACAGAAAAGTACAGTACAGTACACAACAGAAAAGTACAGTACAGTACACAACAGAAAAGTACAGTACAGTACACAACAGAAAAGTACAGTACAGTACACAACAGAAAAGTACAGTACAGTACACAACAGAAAAGTACAGTACAGTACACAACAGAAAAGTACAGTACAGTACACAACAGAAAAGTACAGTACAGTACACAACAGAAAAGTACAGTACAGTACACAACAGAAAAGTACAGTACAGTACACAACAGAAAAGTACAGTACAGTACACAACAGAAAAGTACAGTACAGTACACAACAGAAAAGTACAGTACAGTACACAACAGAAAAGTACAGTACAGTACACAACAGAAAAGTACAGTACAGTACACAACAGAAAAGTACAGTACAGTACACAACAGAAAAGTACAGTACAGTACACAACAGAAAAGTACAGTACAGTACACAACAGAAAAGTACAGTACAGTACACAACAGAAAAGTACAGTACAGTACACAACAGAAAAGTACAGTACCGTACACAACAGAAAAGTACAGTACCGTACACAACAGAAAAGTACAGTACCGTACACAACAGAAAAGTACAGTACAGTACACAACAGAAAAGTACAGTACAGTACACAACAGAAAAGTACAGTACAGTACACAACAGAAAAGTACAGTACAGTACACAACAGAAAAGTACAGTACAGTACACAACAGAAAAGTACAGTACAGTACACAACAGAAAAGTACAGTACAGTACAACTAGATTGCCATGTTCCTCCTGTCTTTAGTAGTGCATTTCCTGTTCTtttctag